From a single Tetrapisispora phaffii CBS 4417 chromosome 15, complete genome genomic region:
- the TPHA0O00280 gene encoding uncharacterized protein (similar to Saccharomyces cerevisiae DOM34 (YNL001W) and YCL001W-B; ancestral locus Anc_1.418): MKLINLSEASGTSTEVSLTVLPEDKEDLFILYQIIKNDDEVFCRKMVSSKEDGRKKISEIMKLKLQIISNEFDMHSESLRYKGITVPDETGRANQNVSIGKYFSFNVVYQQSLTIIKDDFNSYERKLVEEACNVEGKADTAAVVLQEGVSHVCLLTESSTILKQKIEYSLPKKKRDTDTMKFDEKTEKFYKATYEAMKKNFDFNKLNLVILCSPAFYAKTLLEKVIKYAAEDDYTPIVENQNIFLVAHSSTGYLQGISEVLKNPNYSSKLSDTKYSKQAMIMDEFLLHLNDDDMKAWYGEKEVLKASELGAVDVLLITDSLLRSDDVSKRMLYIKLIEDIEDAGGSVQVVSVFHSTGEELAQLTGVACILRYPISDLDEGLYDDEQEEEED, encoded by the coding sequence atgaaattaatcaatttaaGTGAAGCATCAGGTACCTCAACAGAGGTGAGCTTGACAGTGCTTCCAGAAGACAAAGAagatttattcattttatacCAAATTATTAAGAACGATGATGAAGTTTTCTGTAGAAAAATGGTATCCTCTAAAGAAGatggaagaaaaaaaatttctgAAATCATGAAATTGAAGTTACAAATAATTTCTAATGAATTCGATATGCATAGTGAATCTTTAAGATATAAAGGTATTACTGTACCTGATGAAACTGGAAGGGCAAACCAAAATGTATCGATAGGAAAATATTTCAGTTTCAATGTCGTCTATCAACAGTCATTAACAATCATCAAAGATGATTTTAATAGCTATGAAAGAAAACTTGTTGAAGAGGCATGTAATGTCGAAGGTAAAGCAGATACTGCTGCTGTGGTTTTACAAGAAGGTGTATCACATGTTTGTCTTTTAACTGAATCATCAACTAtattgaaacaaaaaattgaatattctctaccaaagaagaaaagagaTACTGATACCATGAAGTTTGATGAAAAGACAgaaaaattttacaaaGCTACTTACGAAGCcatgaaaaagaattttgactttaataaattaaatttagttATTCTATGTTCGCCTGCATTTTATGCCAAGACATTGCTAGAAAAGGTCATTAAGTATGCAGCAGAAGATGATTATACCCCAATAGtagaaaatcaaaatatatttttagtaGCTCATAGTTCAACTGGTTATCTACAAGGTATATCAGaagtattaaaaaatcCAAATTATTCATCCAAATTAAGTGACACAAAGTATTCAAAACAAGCAATGATAATGGATGAGTTCTTATTGCATCTGAACGACGATGACATGAAGGCGTGGTACGGAGAGAAAGAAGTTTTGAAAGCCTCCGAACTGGGTGCTGTTGatgttttattaataacGGATTCATTATTACGTTCTGATGATGTTAGTAAGCGTATGctatatataaagttaaTTGAAGATATAGAAGATGCAGGAGGTTCAGTTCAAGTAGTTAGTGTCTTCCACTCCACTGGTGAGGAATTAGCTCAATTGACAGGTGTCGCTTGTATTCTGAGATATCCTATTAGTGATCTAGATGAGGGTTTATATGATGAtgaacaagaagaagaagaagattag
- the RER1 gene encoding protein retrieval receptor (similar to Saccharomyces cerevisiae RER1 (YCL001W); ancestral locus Anc_1.417): MNEGGSTNPIMAKFNALKTIYRFYIDKTVPHVKVRWASLSGFILLFLTRVVLAQGWYVVCYGLFIFLLNQFLAFLTPKFDVSLQQDEANKELEAGERSEEFRPFIRRLPEFKFWYNAARATAASLLMSFFSIFNLPVFWPILLMYFILLFFLTMRRQIQHMMKYNYIPLDIGKKKYSKSSK; encoded by the coding sequence ATGAATGAAGGTGGAAGCACCAACCCAATAATGGCTAAATTTAATGCTTTAAAGACTATTTATAGATTCTATATTGACAAAACAGTTCCACATGTTAAAGTAAGATGGGCTTCATTAAGTGGTTTTATACTATTGTTTTTGACTCGTGTTGTTTTAGCTCAAGGTTGGTACGTTGTTTGCTATggtttatttatatttttattaaatcaatttttaGCATTCTTAACTCCAAAGTTTGATGTTTCTTTGCAACAAGATGAAGCTAACAAGGAATTAGAAGCAGGTGAAAGATCTGAAGAATTCCGTCcatttattagaagattacctgaattcaaattttggTATAATGCTGCCAGAGCTACAGCTGcatcattattaatgtcatttttttccattttcaatttacCTGTTTTCTGGCCAATTCTATTgatgtattttattttattattctttttaacAATGAGAAGACAAATCCAACATATGATGAAATACAATTACATTCCATTAGATATTGgtaagaaaaaatattctaaatcatcaaaataa